The DNA sequence AAGGTTTCAATTCTTCGATCAATTCCATTTCTGCTGATGAATAAAACAAATCCAACGGAAACAACAATTGCTGACTGGAAGCTTGATTTACGGTCATATTCAACAAAAATTGCTCGTACAAAATACGCTGATGTGCGCGTTGCTGATCGACAATAACCATTCCCGATTTTATAGGAGAAACGATATACTTTTTATGAATTTGATAAGTCTTCTGAATGGCTTGCTCTACATCTTCGTCATTAAACAAAGACGAAGTAACTTCCTCATTTTCGAAAGTAAAAGGAGAGCTTTCTATACTTTCCGTCTCTAAACCAACGTACAAACTTTCCCAACTTGCGGTAGGCTCTACTCTTTTAGAATATCCGGAATAAGAACCTGAACCGGAGGAATACGAACCCGATCCTGAACCTGAACTACCGGAAGAACCGGATCCTGAACTGAATTTAGAGTAATGCTGATTGGTTTTGTCGTCTGTAAACGGATTAAAAGTACCATCTACCTGAATGGTTGGCGTTTCGCCTTCTAAATCTTTATAATGATAAGGCGTATCTAAATTAGAATCCCGATCAAAATCAAGCACAGGAGCCACATTAAATTGCCCTAAACTATGTTTGATTGACGCTCTTAAAATAGCATACAAAGCTTGTTCATCGTCAAACTTGATTTCTGTTTTGGTCGGATGAATGTTGATATCGATTGTATTTGGCGGAACTTGCAGGTACAAGAAATAACTGGGTTGCGAACCGTCTTTCAAAAGTCCGTCATAAGCCGCCATTACAGCGTGATGCAAATAACCACTTTTTATAAAACGATCGTTTACAAAAAAGAACTGCTCTCCCCTGTTTTTCTTAGCAAATTCAGGTTTACAAACAAATCCCTGAACATTTATAATCTCTGTATCTTCGTTTACCGGAACTAATTTTTCATTGGTTTTGCCGGACATCATCCCTACAATTCGCTGACGGTATCCCGCAGCCGGCAAATTATACAATTCGCTGCCGTTATGATAAAAAGTAAAATGAATATTTGGATGCGCCAAGGCTACACGCTGAAAC is a window from the Flavobacterium cupriresistens genome containing:
- the mutL gene encoding DNA mismatch repair endonuclease MutL, with protein sequence MSSIIQLLPDHVANQIAAGEVVQRPASVVKELLENAVDAKATDIKLIIKEAGKALVQVIDNGMGMSVTDARLCFERHATSKIRQAEDLFSLHTKGFRGEALASIAAIAHMEMKTKQDQEELGTHIVIEGSKFVSQEVAVLPKGTSFAVKNLFFNIPARRNFLKSDTVEFRHVMDEFQRVALAHPNIHFTFYHNGSELYNLPAAGYRQRIVGMMSGKTNEKLVPVNEDTEIINVQGFVCKPEFAKKNRGEQFFFVNDRFIKSGYLHHAVMAAYDGLLKDGSQPSYFLYLQVPPNTIDINIHPTKTEIKFDDEQALYAILRASIKHSLGQFNVAPVLDFDRDSNLDTPYHYKDLEGETPTIQVDGTFNPFTDDKTNQHYSKFSSGSGSSGSSGSGSGSYSSGSGSYSGYSKRVEPTASWESLYVGLETESIESSPFTFENEEVTSSLFNDEDVEQAIQKTYQIHKKYIVSPIKSGMVIVDQQRAHQRILYEQFLLNMTVNQASSQQLLFPLDLFYSSAEMELIEELKPSLETTGFVFDAAKADHIVISGIPVNITESEVSLVIEQLLSDLQDGIPASSYSQNDTIAKSMAKSLAVKTGSYLTEKEQDNLVNGLFACKDPNISPFQKPTFITMRVEDIDKKFAL